A stretch of the Prochlorococcus marinus str. MIT 0918 genome encodes the following:
- the atpE gene encoding ATP synthase F0 subunit C, producing the protein MDSITTAASVVAAGLAVGLGAIGPGIGQGSAAQGAVEGIARQPEAEGKIRGTLLLSFAFMESLTIYGLVVALVLLFANPFS; encoded by the coding sequence ATGGATTCCATTACGACCGCCGCTTCTGTTGTTGCCGCTGGTTTGGCTGTAGGCCTAGGCGCTATAGGCCCTGGTATAGGTCAGGGTAGTGCTGCTCAAGGCGCAGTAGAGGGTATAGCCCGCCAGCCTGAAGCGGAAGGCAAAATCAGAGGTACTCTCCTGCTTTCTTTCGCTTTCATGGAATCACTAACCATATATGGTCTTGTGGTTGCTTTGGTTCTGCTTTTTGCTAACCCATTTTCTTGA
- a CDS encoding F0F1 ATP synthase subunit B', with amino-acid sequence MTSLLLFGASEGGLFDFDATLPLMAAQVVLLTFILNALFFKPVGRVVEEREDYVTTSRAEAKKKLAEVSKLEVDLKKQLKEARQAAQQVITEAEEDSEKLYREALALATSEANASREQARREIDTQKNQALKQLNSDAEKLGDLIVKRLLAAK; translated from the coding sequence ATGACCAGCTTGCTTCTATTTGGTGCTAGTGAGGGAGGTCTGTTTGACTTTGATGCAACTTTGCCTCTTATGGCTGCTCAAGTTGTTCTCCTCACATTCATCCTTAATGCTTTGTTCTTTAAACCCGTTGGAAGGGTTGTAGAGGAAAGGGAAGACTATGTCACAACTAGTCGAGCTGAAGCTAAAAAGAAGCTTGCTGAGGTTTCAAAGCTTGAAGTTGATTTAAAAAAACAACTCAAAGAAGCTCGTCAGGCTGCACAACAAGTTATTACTGAAGCTGAAGAAGATTCTGAGAAGCTTTATCGAGAGGCTTTGGCTTTGGCAACTTCTGAAGCTAATGCTTCTAGAGAGCAAGCAAGACGTGAGATTGACACACAAAAAAACCAGGCACTAAAGCAGCTAAATTCAGATGCTGAAAAACTTGGCGATTTGATTGTTAAAAGATTACTAGCAGCCAAATGA
- a CDS encoding cytochrome c biogenesis protein ResB, producing the protein MKYTLKILNWLSSLKVSIVLIILIALASGIGTALPQGEPLEAYLSKYQINKFLGIINGDWVIRLQLNHVYSSNWFLGLLFWLGCALIACTWRRQWPALKKAMIWIDYKDPKQIQKLAISKTFKIQESSLGIEKLDKYLTSHGWSVQNKTSRLAARQGLLGRVGPPLVHLGLILLMIGATFGVLKGERFENFLAPGRSIDLISPNRSNQLSIKLTDFEIERSPSGVPEQFRSYLSLNNKNSDEIISKEISVNHPLRFKGLTIYQADWALAAITIQINESPKLQLPLQKFNELGDQVWGVVIPWMNKENESILLTLSSEQGPIKIFNQTGKQIGITRPNISSFKVLDKQIKVFDILPSSGILIKYDPGVPFVYIGFAICLLGGVMSIISTNQLWVITEDDKKLLHIGCLSNRNSSGLANQLPIILKSLSLYE; encoded by the coding sequence ATGAAATATACGCTGAAAATTTTGAATTGGTTATCAAGTTTAAAAGTTTCTATAGTACTTATCATTTTGATTGCATTAGCAAGTGGCATTGGCACAGCTCTTCCACAAGGAGAGCCTCTTGAGGCTTATCTCTCTAAATACCAAATCAATAAATTCCTAGGGATAATTAATGGAGATTGGGTAATTCGTCTACAGTTAAACCATGTTTACTCAAGCAATTGGTTCTTAGGGCTTCTTTTTTGGCTTGGTTGTGCATTAATAGCATGTACTTGGAGAAGGCAATGGCCGGCACTAAAAAAAGCAATGATATGGATCGACTATAAAGATCCAAAACAAATTCAAAAGTTGGCAATATCTAAAACATTCAAAATTCAAGAATCATCTCTCGGCATCGAAAAACTAGACAAATATTTAACTAGTCATGGATGGAGCGTCCAAAATAAAACCTCCAGATTAGCTGCAAGACAAGGATTACTTGGAAGAGTTGGCCCTCCTTTAGTACATCTTGGCCTAATACTTCTAATGATAGGAGCCACATTTGGAGTATTAAAAGGGGAACGTTTCGAAAATTTTCTCGCTCCAGGGAGATCAATCGATCTTATAAGCCCAAACAGAAGCAATCAACTAAGTATTAAATTAACTGATTTTGAAATTGAAAGGAGTCCTTCAGGTGTACCAGAACAATTCCGTTCATACTTATCACTAAACAATAAAAATTCAGACGAAATAATATCTAAAGAAATCAGCGTAAATCATCCATTGCGTTTTAAGGGACTAACTATTTACCAAGCAGACTGGGCACTTGCAGCAATCACAATTCAAATAAATGAAAGTCCAAAGTTACAACTTCCCCTTCAAAAATTTAATGAATTAGGTGATCAAGTTTGGGGAGTAGTTATACCATGGATGAATAAGGAGAATGAATCAATTTTGCTAACGCTTTCAAGTGAGCAAGGACCTATTAAAATATTTAACCAAACAGGTAAGCAAATTGGTATCACAAGACCTAATATTAGTTCTTTTAAGGTTTTAGATAAGCAAATAAAGGTTTTCGATATTTTGCCAAGTAGTGGGATACTAATCAAATATGACCCTGGGGTACCCTTTGTTTATATAGGTTTTGCAATATGTCTCTTAGGGGGAGTGATGAGTATTATATCTACTAACCAACTATGGGTAATTACAGAAGATGATAAGAAATTATTACATATAGGATGTTTGTCTAATAGAAACTCTTCGGGTTTAGCAAATCAATTACCAATTATATTAAAGTCTTTATCTTTATATGAATAG
- a CDS encoding ATP synthase subunit I — protein sequence MVDSAGLWSKELLLASRLVLPFKNSSNEEDSVTCSDVEASNLLKPSIDLGSLDAMSKDSSQEYVTFQRHIYRMTLVLTLFFGLLTAIFLDLSAAISLLLGALCGILYLRLLAKSIGSLGRTSNSIGKVQLLVPVLLVLVITKLPFLELLPSLAGFLLYKPSFIIHFLFKRSA from the coding sequence ATGGTAGATTCCGCGGGCCTTTGGAGTAAGGAGCTCTTGCTGGCATCTCGTCTTGTTTTACCTTTCAAGAACTCTTCTAATGAAGAGGATTCTGTAACGTGTTCAGATGTAGAAGCTAGTAATCTGCTAAAGCCTTCAATTGACCTTGGTTCTTTAGATGCCATGTCTAAAGACTCATCCCAAGAATATGTGACTTTTCAACGTCACATTTATAGGATGACTTTGGTTTTAACACTCTTTTTTGGATTGTTAACTGCCATTTTTTTGGATTTGAGTGCTGCTATTAGTCTTCTTTTAGGAGCTTTATGTGGAATTCTTTATTTGAGGCTTCTGGCTAAAAGTATTGGATCACTAGGACGAACTTCGAATTCAATCGGTAAGGTTCAATTGCTTGTGCCGGTTTTACTAGTTTTGGTAATTACAAAATTGCCATTTCTTGAATTATTGCCTTCTTTAGCTGGCTTTTTACTATATAAACCATCTTTCATTATTCATTTTTTATTTAAGCGTTCTGCTTGA
- a CDS encoding F0F1 ATP synthase subunit B — MNDSLIFATEGFGLNLNLFETNILNLAVVVFGLYKFLPNFLGSMLERRRSAILQDLKDAEDRLEDAAISLNQAKKDLASAEQKAGKIRNDCKERAEAIRLESEKRTVEEMARIKQGAASDLNLEAARVSGQLRREAARLAIEKALSSLSNSLDDKAQDKFLRQSIKNIGDI; from the coding sequence ATGAATGATTCTCTAATTTTCGCAACAGAAGGCTTTGGATTAAATCTCAATTTATTTGAGACAAATATTCTTAATTTAGCTGTTGTTGTTTTTGGTCTTTACAAATTTCTTCCCAATTTCTTGGGATCAATGCTTGAGCGTCGGCGCTCTGCAATTTTGCAGGATCTTAAAGATGCTGAAGACCGATTAGAAGACGCCGCTATCTCTCTTAACCAAGCAAAAAAAGATCTTGCATCTGCTGAACAAAAAGCAGGCAAGATTCGTAATGATTGCAAGGAACGAGCTGAAGCTATTCGTTTGGAAAGTGAAAAACGCACTGTAGAGGAAATGGCTAGAATTAAACAAGGTGCTGCTTCAGATCTCAATCTAGAGGCCGCCAGAGTCAGTGGTCAGTTGCGCAGAGAAGCTGCAAGATTGGCAATTGAAAAAGCCTTATCTTCTTTGTCTAATAGTCTTGATGATAAAGCCCAAGACAAGTTCTTAAGACAATCAATCAAAAACATAGGAGATATCTGA
- a CDS encoding TlyA family RNA methyltransferase → MTKKNRLDVHLLTKGLVESREQAQKLIRAGKVRDCFGKILDKPGLDVPKDISLKVQFAPKFVSRGGEKLDAALVQFPIKTLDRVCIDAGISTGGFTDCLLKRGASLVYGIDVGYGQIAWSLRNDSRVVLKERTNIRNLKADELYGDLAPKASLAVADLSFISLRLVLPAIKALLDERNKEALLLIKPQFEVGRERVGKGGVVREVNAHIDALNTIIEFSKLEGWKVQGIMPSPLKGPAGNHEYLLWLKMEGVNQTTNLAKLVKNTLCLES, encoded by the coding sequence ATGACAAAAAAGAATCGACTTGATGTTCACTTGCTGACCAAAGGTTTGGTTGAATCTCGAGAACAGGCTCAGAAACTTATAAGAGCTGGAAAAGTAAGGGATTGTTTTGGCAAAATTCTTGATAAGCCAGGTCTAGATGTGCCCAAAGATATTTCTCTTAAGGTTCAATTCGCTCCAAAGTTTGTTTCAAGAGGTGGTGAGAAATTAGACGCTGCTTTGGTTCAATTCCCTATCAAAACACTAGATAGGGTTTGCATTGATGCAGGGATCTCTACAGGTGGTTTTACAGATTGCCTTTTAAAAAGGGGAGCATCTCTTGTTTATGGAATTGATGTTGGTTATGGGCAAATAGCATGGTCATTAAGAAATGATTCACGAGTTGTTTTAAAAGAAAGAACAAATATTCGTAATTTGAAAGCTGATGAGTTATATGGGGATTTAGCTCCTAAAGCTTCATTAGCTGTTGCAGATCTTTCATTTATATCTTTACGACTTGTCTTGCCAGCCATTAAGGCTCTTCTTGATGAGAGAAATAAAGAGGCTCTGCTTTTAATTAAGCCACAGTTTGAAGTTGGGCGTGAAAGAGTTGGTAAGGGTGGAGTTGTAAGAGAAGTAAATGCACATATTGATGCTCTTAATACAATTATCGAATTTTCTAAATTGGAAGGATGGAAGGTGCAAGGAATTATGCCTTCACCTTTAAAAGGCCCTGCAGGTAATCATGAATATTTGCTTTGGCTGAAAATGGAAGGAGTGAATCAAACCACCAACTTGGCAAAACTCGTTAAAAATACTTTGTGCTTAGAGAGCTGA
- a CDS encoding cytochrome c biogenesis CcdA family protein, which translates to MSDLALKSEQLITNGLSSPGPTTIIIIFISGLLTSLGPCSLSLLPVTIAYLAGFQDNKKPSVRSLFFCSGIVLSLVILGSLSGLFGKVYGQIPLKIGLLVPIITICMGMNLLGIFQLQMPIGPDPNWLKEKVPEPLAPIAAGLTFGLAASPCTTPVLAVLLAWMADNGNPITGVFLLAVFGTGQVIPLLIAGTTAATIPKLLSLRSISSWIPLMSGMFFVIIGFLSLFARWI; encoded by the coding sequence ATGTCTGACTTGGCTCTCAAAAGTGAGCAATTGATTACTAATGGTTTGAGTTCTCCTGGACCAACAACAATAATAATTATTTTTATAAGTGGTTTATTAACAAGTTTAGGGCCTTGTTCTTTATCACTATTGCCTGTAACCATTGCTTATCTTGCAGGGTTTCAAGACAACAAAAAACCATCCGTAAGAAGTCTATTTTTTTGCAGTGGTATTGTTCTTTCTTTAGTAATACTAGGAAGTTTAAGTGGCCTTTTTGGAAAAGTTTATGGGCAAATCCCATTAAAGATAGGTTTACTAGTCCCAATAATTACTATTTGTATGGGAATGAATCTTCTAGGAATATTTCAACTACAAATGCCTATTGGGCCAGATCCAAATTGGTTAAAAGAAAAAGTGCCAGAACCTCTTGCACCAATTGCAGCAGGCTTAACATTTGGCTTAGCAGCATCACCATGCACCACCCCTGTATTAGCAGTTCTGCTTGCCTGGATGGCAGATAATGGTAATCCTATAACTGGGGTTTTTCTTCTAGCAGTTTTTGGAACAGGGCAAGTTATACCTTTGCTCATAGCAGGAACAACAGCTGCAACAATTCCAAAACTTCTTTCTCTTCGTTCTATTAGTAGTTGGATCCCATTAATGAGCGGAATGTTTTTTGTAATAATTGGCTTTCTAAGCCTTTTTGCTAGATGGATATAA
- the purB gene encoding adenylosuccinate lyase: MIERYTLPEMGQIWTEQAKFQSWLDVEIAACEANMQLGKIPENAMKEIREKAKFSPKRILEIESEVRHDVIAFLTNLNENIGDSGRFIHLGMTSSDVLDTGLALQLKAALKLLIEEIKILKQTILLKAKEHKNTIMIGRSHAIHGEPITFGFKLAGWLAETIRNQERLEQLTKEISVGQISGAMGTYANTDPEIERIACNHLGLTPDTASTQVISRDRHANYVQILALIGSSLDRFATEIRNLQRTDVLEVEEGFAKGQKGSSAMPHKRNPIRSERISGLARVLRSYVVASLENVALWHERDISHSSIERMMLPDTSITLHFMLREMSEVIKDLGVYKNNMINNMNIYGGVVFSQRVLLALVENGMQREEAYQLVQKHAHAAWNTESGDFKANLNADKIITDFLSTRQLNDCFSTDLHQANLDVIWNRLGI, encoded by the coding sequence TTGATTGAACGTTACACACTCCCAGAAATGGGACAAATCTGGACAGAGCAAGCCAAATTCCAAAGTTGGCTAGATGTTGAAATTGCTGCATGTGAGGCAAACATGCAGCTAGGGAAAATTCCTGAAAATGCAATGAAAGAGATTCGTGAAAAAGCGAAATTCTCTCCCAAACGAATACTGGAAATTGAATCAGAAGTACGTCACGACGTGATTGCTTTTCTCACCAATTTAAATGAAAATATTGGAGATTCAGGACGGTTTATTCATTTGGGAATGACAAGCAGTGATGTACTGGATACTGGCCTCGCCTTGCAATTAAAAGCTGCTTTAAAGTTATTAATCGAAGAGATCAAAATACTAAAGCAAACAATTCTTTTAAAAGCGAAGGAACACAAAAACACAATCATGATTGGCAGGTCTCATGCTATTCATGGAGAACCAATAACTTTTGGATTTAAACTTGCTGGATGGTTAGCAGAAACAATTAGGAATCAAGAAAGACTTGAACAATTAACAAAAGAGATCTCTGTTGGACAAATCAGTGGTGCAATGGGAACTTATGCAAATACTGATCCCGAGATTGAAAGAATTGCATGTAATCATCTTGGTTTAACTCCTGATACCGCAAGCACACAAGTCATTTCAAGAGATAGGCATGCAAATTATGTTCAAATACTTGCATTAATTGGCTCCTCATTAGATAGATTTGCAACGGAAATAAGAAACCTTCAAAGAACTGATGTTCTTGAAGTAGAAGAAGGATTTGCCAAAGGACAAAAAGGTAGTTCAGCTATGCCTCACAAACGAAATCCAATTCGCAGTGAGCGTATTAGTGGACTTGCAAGAGTGCTACGTAGTTATGTAGTTGCTTCGCTAGAAAATGTTGCTTTATGGCATGAAAGAGATATAAGTCATAGTTCAATCGAAAGAATGATGTTACCTGATACCTCTATCACACTTCACTTTATGTTGAGAGAAATGAGTGAAGTAATAAAAGATCTAGGTGTTTACAAAAATAATATGATTAACAATATGAATATTTATGGAGGAGTAGTTTTTAGTCAACGAGTCCTTTTAGCTCTTGTAGAAAATGGTATGCAAAGAGAAGAAGCTTATCAGTTAGTACAAAAACATGCACATGCTGCTTGGAATACAGAGTCTGGTGATTTCAAAGCTAACCTTAATGCCGACAAAATAATTACTGACTTTCTATCCACTAGACAATTAAATGATTGCTTTAGCACTGATTTACATCAAGCAAATTTAGATGTTATTTGGAATCGGCTTGGAATTTAA
- the queF gene encoding preQ(1) synthase — translation MKKNHSEFYGERLISNSEIFCFPNPSPSRPYEISIELPEFTCQCPFSGYPDFAVIRVLYQPFEKVIELKSIKLYINSYRNQKISHEEVANKILNDLVSAANPTWMQIEADFNPRGNVHTVIKTIHGVRK, via the coding sequence GTGAAAAAAAATCATTCTGAGTTCTATGGAGAACGATTAATTTCTAATTCCGAGATTTTTTGCTTCCCTAACCCTAGCCCTTCAAGACCATATGAGATTTCTATAGAATTACCTGAATTTACTTGTCAATGTCCCTTTTCGGGTTACCCAGATTTTGCAGTAATTAGAGTCTTATATCAACCTTTCGAAAAGGTGATAGAGCTTAAATCGATCAAGCTTTATATCAATAGTTATCGTAATCAGAAGATTTCACATGAAGAAGTAGCAAATAAAATTTTAAATGATCTAGTTTCTGCAGCAAATCCTACTTGGATGCAAATAGAAGCAGATTTCAACCCTCGTGGTAATGTTCATACAGTTATAAAAACGATTCATGGTGTAAGAAAATGA
- a CDS encoding FtsW/RodA/SpoVE family cell cycle protein codes for MSSPSIKRISRKRVSPKISKVYSTRNIERNQLWERFIPLPWELWPSEAKLLLALIFVWSIAGLLILGSASWWEASKEMGDGSYFIKKQLLWLLASWTIAWLAISINLRRWLRISKAGLIICIVLVGSTLLFGNTINGASRWLILGPILIQPSEIVKPFVILQSANIFAQWKRIKNGQKLLELSLLGMLILLILKQPNLSTAALIGMLIWMMALSSGISFKSLISASLLGGSLGIWSITRYQYQLLRVTSFLNPWQDPEGNGYQLIQSLMAIGSGGLFGEGYGLSTQKLLYLPFLSTDFIFSVFAEEFGFVGSIMLISFFVLIAFLGLRISLRSRNNYSKLIAIGCSTMLIGQSILHLAVTAGAMPTTGLPLPFVSYGGNSLLSSFLVGGILLRCALESTGLIGGLKIKKELR; via the coding sequence TTGAGTAGTCCATCAATAAAAAGAATAAGTCGAAAGCGAGTATCGCCAAAGATTTCAAAAGTATATTCTACAAGAAATATAGAAAGAAATCAATTATGGGAAAGGTTTATACCACTGCCTTGGGAGCTATGGCCCTCTGAAGCAAAGTTACTATTAGCACTGATTTTCGTTTGGAGTATTGCAGGCTTATTAATACTTGGATCTGCAAGCTGGTGGGAAGCAAGTAAAGAAATGGGAGACGGAAGTTATTTCATAAAAAAACAACTCTTATGGCTTTTAGCGAGTTGGACTATTGCATGGTTAGCCATATCAATAAATCTAAGAAGATGGTTAAGGATTTCTAAAGCTGGTTTGATAATTTGCATAGTATTAGTTGGATCAACTCTACTCTTTGGGAACACAATTAATGGCGCCTCTAGGTGGTTAATTCTTGGCCCTATTCTAATTCAACCATCTGAAATAGTTAAACCATTTGTAATTCTTCAATCAGCTAATATATTTGCTCAATGGAAAAGAATAAAAAATGGTCAAAAGCTATTAGAGCTAAGTCTTTTAGGAATGTTAATTCTTTTAATACTTAAACAGCCAAACTTAAGTACAGCAGCATTAATAGGCATGCTCATTTGGATGATGGCACTTTCTTCAGGAATAAGTTTTAAAAGTCTTATTTCAGCTTCACTATTAGGAGGATCATTAGGGATATGGAGTATTACTAGATACCAATATCAACTTCTTCGAGTCACATCATTCCTAAACCCATGGCAAGATCCTGAAGGGAATGGATATCAACTTATCCAAAGTCTCATGGCGATAGGTTCTGGGGGCCTATTTGGAGAGGGATATGGTCTTTCTACTCAAAAGCTTCTTTATTTACCTTTCCTAAGTACAGATTTTATTTTTTCGGTATTCGCAGAAGAGTTTGGATTTGTAGGTTCCATAATGCTCATTTCATTTTTTGTTTTAATTGCATTCCTTGGCTTAAGAATATCTTTGAGAAGTAGAAATAATTATTCCAAACTCATAGCAATTGGTTGCAGCACTATGCTTATAGGGCAATCGATCTTGCATTTAGCTGTTACTGCGGGAGCAATGCCAACAACTGGACTTCCTCTTCCTTTTGTTAGTTATGGAGGCAATTCATTATTATCTAGTTTTCTAGTAGGCGGCATCCTCTTAAGATGCGCACTTGAATCCACAGGATTAATTGGTGGATTAAAAATTAAAAAAGAACTCAGATAG
- a CDS encoding P-II family nitrogen regulator, whose translation MKKIEAIIRPFKLEDVKIALVNLGIVGMTVSEVRGFGRQKGQVERYRGSEFTVEFLQKLKIEVVISDESVDSVLKAIAEAAKTGEIGDGKIFISPVESVVRIRTGETDNSAL comes from the coding sequence ATGAAAAAAATAGAAGCAATTATCAGGCCTTTTAAACTTGAGGATGTAAAAATAGCTTTGGTTAATCTAGGCATAGTTGGTATGACCGTAAGTGAAGTAAGAGGTTTTGGCCGTCAAAAAGGGCAAGTCGAAAGGTATAGAGGCTCTGAATTCACCGTAGAGTTTCTGCAGAAACTGAAAATAGAAGTCGTTATCTCAGATGAGAGTGTTGATAGTGTTTTAAAGGCGATTGCAGAAGCTGCTAAAACAGGAGAAATAGGAGATGGCAAAATATTTATATCCCCCGTAGAATCAGTAGTTCGCATTCGAACTGGAGAAACAGACAATTCAGCTCTCTAA
- the atpB gene encoding F0F1 ATP synthase subunit A, translating into MGTSPFALTFAALEVGQHLYWQIGNLRIHGQVFMTSWILIGALLTLVVVGTKKMERDPKGVQNLLEFLWDYIRDLARTQIGEKVYRDWMPFIGTLFLFIFVSNWGGALIPWKLIELPSGELGAPTADINTTVALALLVSLSYFYAGLSNKGLRYFEYYVHPTPIMLPFKIVEDFTKPLSLSFRLFGNILADELVVAVLVFLVPLVLPVPVMFLGLFTSAIQALIFATLAAYYIGEAVEEHH; encoded by the coding sequence ATGGGTACCTCTCCATTTGCTTTAACTTTTGCTGCTTTAGAAGTTGGTCAACATCTTTATTGGCAGATAGGAAACTTAAGAATTCATGGACAGGTTTTTATGACCTCTTGGATTCTTATTGGTGCATTGCTGACTCTTGTTGTAGTTGGCACCAAAAAGATGGAACGTGATCCTAAAGGTGTGCAGAACCTTCTTGAATTCCTTTGGGATTACATTCGCGATTTGGCACGCACGCAGATAGGAGAAAAAGTCTATAGAGACTGGATGCCATTTATAGGCACTCTTTTCTTGTTCATTTTCGTGAGCAATTGGGGAGGAGCTTTGATCCCTTGGAAGTTAATTGAATTACCTAGTGGAGAATTAGGGGCCCCTACGGCGGATATCAATACAACCGTCGCATTAGCTCTTTTAGTTTCACTTTCTTATTTTTATGCGGGCTTGAGCAACAAAGGATTGCGGTACTTCGAGTATTACGTTCATCCAACGCCAATCATGCTCCCCTTCAAGATTGTTGAAGATTTCACTAAGCCTCTTTCACTTTCCTTCCGTTTGTTTGGGAACATCTTGGCGGATGAACTTGTTGTTGCTGTTCTAGTTTTTCTAGTACCACTTGTTCTACCTGTTCCTGTAATGTTTCTCGGTTTGTTTACAAGTGCTATTCAAGCCCTGATTTTTGCCACTCTTGCTGCTTACTACATCGGTGAAGCAGTTGAAGAGCATCATTAA
- the atpH gene encoding ATP synthase F1 subunit delta: protein MPLLNTITTPYAEAFLQVAESRNEVDEVVSQSKSLLELWNDSSELSNAMASPVLEIETKKAFIEKIFSKDLTPSFLNLLKLLADRQRIGLLDSVLIRFLELYREQRNIALATVTSATALNDNQQDEILKTVQSVAGTDNLELNLKVDPTLIGGFIVNVGSKVIDASLSGQVRRLGLELSKVN, encoded by the coding sequence ATGCCACTTCTTAACACCATCACTACTCCATATGCAGAAGCATTCCTGCAAGTTGCTGAAAGTCGAAATGAAGTTGATGAAGTAGTTTCTCAATCTAAGTCTCTACTTGAATTATGGAATGATTCCTCAGAATTGAGTAATGCCATGGCTTCCCCAGTTCTTGAAATCGAAACAAAAAAAGCCTTTATTGAAAAGATTTTTTCTAAGGACTTAACTCCTTCTTTTCTAAACCTTTTGAAATTATTGGCTGATCGTCAACGTATTGGGTTGTTGGATTCTGTCCTTATTAGGTTTTTGGAGCTGTATCGCGAACAACGTAACATTGCATTAGCAACTGTCACCTCTGCAACTGCGTTAAATGATAATCAGCAGGACGAAATTCTTAAGACAGTTCAATCAGTTGCAGGCACTGATAACTTAGAGCTTAATTTGAAAGTAGACCCTACTTTGATAGGTGGTTTTATTGTTAATGTTGGCTCTAAGGTTATTGATGCAAGTCTTTCTGGACAGGTTCGAAGATTGGGTCTTGAGCTATCAAAAGTAAACTAG